The genomic DNA acacctACCGGACCGCTCCAGTCGTGTCCAAAGCTTCGGACTGTCGCCAAcgctgcaggaggctgctggtgcTCTCTCACGCCGATGCCGCTGCTCTCCCACCGTTCATCGCTATCTGTCTGCTGCTatctcactccccccccccccccagccccagcaAGAACTCCTCCTCCACATTCACTCAGACGTCGACACTTCGCTGCAGAGCTGCGaggcgggggtgtgtgtgtgtgtgtgtgcatgtgtgtgtgtgtgtgtgtgtgcataatcAGGACGCTTCCTGACAAAATGCTGCCTCAGAGCGGCATCGATCCCTCACGAGTTCAAGCCCCCAAATAAAGTCTGGCGCCCCCTTGCGGCGCCGCTGTGCGCTGGAAGGGGGACCCCTCTGCACCAAGTCCTCCATAGATGAGGAGACCAGCCCACGATCAGCGTGGACAGCTTGTGACGGTGCATGCATCTATGAATCAGCCTCCAGAAGGCTTCAGCGTGATCACGGGATGCTCTGACACCGCTCCGTCACGTGTACAGCCGCTCTAACTTCTGAACCACTCGCGCGGAACCTTTATTCTGACATCTCCTTCGCCCCCGCCGACCCTGAAGACAAGCTGCCAGACCAAGGCCGAGCTGCTGTCAAATCACATCCGTCACTCAGCCACAAGACACCTGCTCGCACGGCGAGGGGGCCGGAGCGTGGCCCCCAGCAGCAAACACCACCTGTGCAAGACAAGCACCATCCTTCCGCCCCATCACTCGCTCCCTTCCTCCATTTATCCATTTTCTTTAATCCGCTCGTCTATCTCGCATCCGCACAGACGGCTTGGAATAACATTCTGAAATACCTCTGGGTGTTGTTCCATGGGagcgtctccatggcaaccgctttgaaagaaaggagaaaacagATTGATTTCCATCCAGAAAGAAATCAGAGCAGCTGGAACGTGGAGGTTCCGGGCAgatacggggggggggcacaagggTCAATAATTAAAAGTCAGCAGCAGGCAGACGGAGTCAGATCGAGTCTGAACCTCGATCACCTGTCTATGCCGATGAGATCACAAACATCACTACTGATAAAAGTCCTAGTTTGCTGTTGTCAGTCCGGCGGACTGATTTGGCCCTCCGAGGACCCCTCGGAGACGTTCATATATTGACTCCTTTTTCCAGAAGTTGTGACTGATTCTCAGAAAACAGCAGTCGGCTGCATCAGGAGGTGGATTCTCAAGGCCATAACTGCGGCATTGGTATCAATGATGTAACAAAGATGAAAAAGGAGgcaaaaaaacaggaattaGGTCCAAACAGGAACCAAAACAGGCTGCAGGAAGTTCAGCACAAGGCTAAGAAGGTCGCAGAGTGCGATGACGCAACACCTGCGTCGGACGGATCCCTGCTgtgctgttgttcctgttgcgGGTGTTTACAGCGGCGCGCCGCTGGTTAAACCCAACCTGCCACCACGGATCTCATTTATTGACCACGCTGTTCCATTATACCGTGGTTGCCTTGGAAACGCGTGCAGATGAGGGCATAATTGCATCGGTGCCTAATGTTGGGAACCGTATGCGCCTCTGCTGGGTTTGCTGGCTGCTCTGACAGGCGGTTTGGGCGCGGCAGCAACGGCGCCGCTTTCATCTGGCTGCTAATGGTGCTCTTTTGTAAAGAGTCTCGATAGATAATCAATTGCAATTGTCATCAATTATTCATGCAGCGCAGTCCATCTACAGGAATACCGCTTAATTAAATGCCGAGGCGATTAAAAACAAGAGACAGTTAATTtagaaaagagaaacaaaatccTCTTCGAAGCTGCGGGAGGGAAGAACCTCTCAAGGTtacaaaagaggggaaaaagagaaaaagatcGAACGGTCAGCGTCTCTTTGAAAGGCTAACGCGGCTAATGAGCAATCTTTGCCCACAAAAATGAAGCCGAGTTTTAATAAATCCGATTTATGTGCAGGAAGCAGCGGGTTTCACCACCTGGTTTCACCTCAGAGACTCGTGTTATCGCTGAGAAAAACACCTTTGGCTTGACTGCTGGTTTCTACAAATAATAACAGGCGGTAACGAGGAGGCCCAGGAAGGAGCCCAGAGGAACATCACATTTCAGGCTGCCCTTGATGGAGCAGTCGTCACGCAACCTCGGTCCTTCCTGGTGTTGATGATCAGGATAGCTGAGCCTGAACAAACCTCAGACTGTTTCTgaggtctgtcaggaggagcagaggcctgtcaggaggagaagaggcctgtcaggaggagaagaggtctgtcaggaggagaagaggcctgtcaggaggagaagaggtctgtcaggaggagaagaggcctgtcaggaggagcagaggcctgtcaggaggagcagaagtctgtTAGGAGGAGTAGAGGTCTGTTAGGAGGAGCAGGAGTcaatcaggaggagcagaagtctgtcaggaggagcagaggtctgtcaggaggagcagaggtctgtcaggaggagcagaggtctgttaggaggagcagaagtctgtcaggaggagcagaggtctgtcaggaggagcagaggtctgtcaggaggagaagaggcctgtcaggaggagcagaagtctgtTAGGAGGAGTAGAGGTCTGTTAGGAGGAGCAGGAGTcaatcaggaggagcagaagtctgtcaggaggagcagaagtctgtcaggaggagcagaggtctgtcaggaggagcagaggtctgttaggaggagcagaggtctgtcaggaggagcagaagtctgtcaggaggagcagaggcctgtcaggaggagcagaggcctgtcaggaggagcagaggtctgtcaggaggagcagaagtctgtcaggaggagcagaggcctgtcaggaggagcagaggtctgttaggaggagcagaagtctgtcaggaggagcagaggcctgtcaggaggagcagaggcctgtcaggaggagcagaggtctgtcaggaggagcagaggcctgtcaggaggagcagaggtctgtcaggaggagaagaggtctgtcaggaggagaagaggcctgtcaggaggagaagaggtctgtcaggaggagaagaggcctgtcaggaggagcagaggcctgtcaggaggagcagaagtctgtTAGGAGGAGTAGAGGTCTGttaggaggagaagaggcctgtcaggaggagaagaggtctgtcaggaggagaagaggcctgtcaggaggagcagaggcctgtcaggaggagcagaagtctgttaggaggagcagaggtctgtcaggaggagcagaggtctgtcaggaggagcagaggtctgttaggaggagcagaggcctgtcaggaggagcagaagtctgttaggaggagcagaagtctgtcaggaggagcagaggtctgtcaggaggagcagaggtctgttaggaggagcagaggtctgtcaggaggagcagaagtctgtcaggaggagcagaggcctgtcaggaggagcagaggcctgtcaggaggagcagaggtctgtcaggaggagcagaagtctgtcaggaggagcagaggcctgtcaggaggagcagaggtctgttaggaggagcagaagtctgtcaggaggagcagaggcctgtcaggaggagcagaggcctgtcaggaggagcagaggtctgtcaggaggagcagaggcctgtcaggaggagcagaggtctgtcaggaggagcagaagtctgtcaggaggagcagaggtctgtcaggaggagcagaagtctgtcaggaggagcagaggtctgtcaggaggagcagaggcctgtcaggaggagcagaggcctgtcaggaggagcagaggtctgtcaggaggagcagaggtctgttaggaggagcagaagtctgtcaggaggagcagaagtctgtcaggaggagcagaggcctgtcaggaggagcagaggtctgttaggaggagcagaagtctgtcaggaggagcagaggcctgtcaggaggagcagaggtctgtcaggaggagcagaagtctgtcaggaggagcagaggcctgtcaggaggagcagaggtctatcaggaggagcagaggcctgtcaggaggagcagaagtctgtcaggaggagcagaggcctgtcaggaggtTACTGAAACTTCCCAAGAGCCCTTGAGCAAGTTCCTGCCGGTGGACTGAAGGAATTGAAGGTTGGGAGGAAGCAACAACAGACAGAGACGGAGCAGCAGATGGGACAGATGTTGAGATGCTGCGAATGAAAGCTCAGGAGGCGAGGACACttcagacagaggagcagaacttTCATCATcagaggggaagaaaaatgcttccagaacctggagaagccTGGAGAGGCCTGGAGAAGTCTGGAGAATCCCGGAGAGGCCTGGAGAATCTGAACCGGCAGCTCTGACCACCATGGTACAGAGGCCTGCAGAAGAGGATCTGGGTTCTGGGCTCCACGGTTCTGGGGAGTCGGGGAGAACCGTGGAGCAGCTGTCACATGAGGATCACAGGTTGCAGGTTTGAAACTAATGAATCTAATGACTGCTCACATGAGTATTCAGAATTAACAAGTTCATGTGCTGCTCCTGCACACAGACGGTTGTTACCATAGCAAtcatttctgcccccccccccccattttctatacacctttttccttctgtgctGTGAATTCTTCCCTCATAATCCAGTTGTTCACTCAatcttctatctttgtgaggaccctcACTGTaaaacaccccccacccatacaagagtaaacacacactcacatgcgtcctcatatttctatctttgtgagaacTTTCATAGATGAAACACTGCTCACTTTTGGCTTCATTTCAAGCATTTACGAATATAAGAGAAGCAACAGCCATTCAGTGGACAGCTTCACTCCAACCCTCCCCTAAAATTACACCCTCATCTCTGTTCAAAAGGAACTTTATTTTTCAGCTAATTGATATTTTTTGCATGCTTGTCGACGTCGTTTGGATAAAGAATAGTCCCAGCTGATTTCCGCcgctgtgctgccccctgctggtcacccCCGGCCGCAGTTCCCTCCAACCAGTGTCGGAATTTTAAGTGGTTTTAACGCGTCTGTCTTGGACGCGGTCCTAGGAGTCTCTAGTGGTCGTTTCCATGGTAATCTGTGCGCAGTCAATGTTATTACATCATCAGCGCATGAGatcaaaagttaaaaaatgcagaaaacatcCCATCTGTTTAGATCAGGAATAATTTATTCTTTAACTGAGGGATAATAATGATTAAATCAGATCTGTATATAAAATATGTACAGAGGAATTCCGTAAAAACGGCAGCTTCAGCGCGCGTGTGCTTGTGTCGGAGACGGCGGTCCATGCGTCCTTGCTCCCGGCTGTGTCCCAGATGTGCGGCTGCTGGTGGATTATTAGCTTCAGATGACGGCGGCGTGTTCAGATTAAGAAAGGCTGCAGTTGGACTGTCGGGACTCTCTGCCCTGAACGTGGGGGGGgagaaaacaggacaaaaaaaccccGTTAAAAGTTCTCCTCACGCCACAAGTCAAAATATTTATCGGAGAAACTGCGGCCGACAACGGCCAGGAGAGAAATCTCAAAGGGAATGGGTTGCCGTGGCAACAGTGTACCTCCGCGGGCttcctgttagcatgctagtgTCGGCTAAGCCTTCCGGGTACCTGTTGTCTCTGCTGCTGGCGTCTGTACTCTTCTTCGCTGGCAGCGAGAGCCTGAGCGAGCGCcaggtcctcctgctcctgaGGGCTGACATGCAAAAGCGCACGTGTGTGAGCAGCCTTCTCGCGTGACGCTGCGCGGCGCCCCCTTCAAGGCGCGAACGCCATTTTTGTGCGTGTGAAAAGGCTCCGCCCGATATCGGCTCACCTGAGTGGAGGCTGGACTGGTCTGGACTCCGCCAGCGACATCTCCAGCGCCCTCTGTAAGGCCTGATCCTCCGTCTGAAGGGgcggaacacacacacacgcacacgcaccaaGTCAGCAGTTGTGATTCTGTCTCATTGTAACTACAGCTGGGATGTTCTCACCATGCCCGCCTGGAAGGAtgctgatggagggatgacatTCTGTGCTGACACTGAGGTGGGGAGCCGCTGGGGGGCGctagagaggggggagaaagccATCTGATAAGCCAGTTTTATGGCAGAGGAGTCAGAGCGTGCGCGGCCTAACCTGCTGCTGTGCGCTCTGCCAATGCCGTTAGAAACGGGGGGAGGGTTCCccgtggaggaagagctggacgccgaggaggaggaagcgctCGCCCTCATCACAGCAGCAtgtctggagaagaagaaatgagatCAGATGGAATGGCGCCGCGTGTTCTTCCTTCAGACGGACCTGCAGGACGTGGCTGCACCCACCCGGACTTGGACAGAGATTTGCCATCGGGCTTACAGTCGTGGTCTAAAGGGTGTCGGTGCTTAAGGCAGAAATTTAGGTGACACTGGTCACACGTCACTCGCATCATTTCCTTCTGCTTACAGCCTCCTTTGGAACATTTGTTGGTGAAAATCTGAAAGACAACCaggcttttattgtttgtttgctgACTGACGGCCGCGCCGGACACATCAGGGTTATCTGgacctttctctttctctgagcGGGGTCCGATTTGCAGTCTCTGTCGATGTGTTCGCCCACTTTAATGTCGGGCATCTCGCCTCTCTTCACTGGGATGGGGATGTTGCACAAAGGACACACTGGGACCTGGATATCCTGCAGAAAAATAGAAACATTAGCGAGTGTTTCAGATGCTACCTCATGTTAACAGGAGTTAACCATTTGGTTCTTCTGCCATTACCTTTTTGTAGGATGACGTGCATTTGTGATTTGCATATGTTATATGATCCTTGCAAAAGATCTCCTGACAGGCGTCACATCTCATCGGAAGAAAATCtgcaaggaatttttttaaataaccgaCTTAAGGGGATCAAATTGGACGTCAGGACTTTTTTTTGACACAACTAAAGTGGTCGCAGGTTACGCCTGAATAAATGTGGCTTCTTACTAACCTAAACGTTTGCAGGTCTTCTCGGAGCAGTGTTCTCCCAAATCTGGAAACTCCATCTCAGAAAAGCGGGTTGGTAAAAGCTCAATGAAACTAAAGGAGACcaagaaaaagggagagaaaatgacATCAAGGATGTAAACAAAAGTGGGAGTGATGCTAACGGTGCTAACCATTAGCCGCCGTGTCAATATCAGCCAAGTCATCATGAGTGGGCAAGATTTTGAAGTCGATAGTAAAATATACACTTGCTTGGATGGAATATGTGGTGTGAATAGGAATATGATAGTGGAAGCTTACAGACTATGATGAAAATGACTTTATCCTGAAAACTACTCATACATAAATACATGATCGGAAACCTCCGGAAGACACAGCTAAACAAGCTAGCCAGGCCCTGAGAATTTCAGATTATTTTGCTCAGTTACATCGCCACAGATTACACCAGATTACGATTTTATGGAACAGGGGGTGTCACTTTGCCATAAGGAAATATTCCTGGAATCTTAAATGACACCCAAACAATTTCTCAAATCGATTTTCTCTTCATGAGCTAAGCCTTCGAAGCTATCTTACTTTCCCAAACAATATCGAACATTATAAGACAAGGACCTCAAAAATAAGGACTAAATAAGGACCATAAACATGCTCTTTGTGTTCGTCCAttagaaaaacatgaaaacactgtCAACACACTTATTTGCTGTACTATTAGCAGAATAAGCTATGCTaaccagcatttgttggagttCTACTCACCAAACTGTTTACTCGTCGCGCAGCTGTGACGTAAATAAGTCTTAAATCGAACTGTCGAGCCAAGTATTGTTCGTTTTTCTCGTTTGTGGCAGCAGTTTAAACGCCGATCACAGCCAAGATGTCTCTGTTTTCGTCCTTTTCGATGTGTCACGGAGGCTCCTCCTCGGTTAGACCTTCATCTGACGTCGGAAGGTAAATTTGTGTCCGTAGGAGTGGTTTTATTAAGCAATCTGCGGGAATCTGGTGGATTCTGGAATCATCCAGAATCACGAACTCaagaagtttgtttttttttaatcactgaaCAATCTAATGAATAAAAAGAGAGTTGTTTTATTCTTTACCTATTTAATCCCTTCAGAATATTTGTTCTCGATATCTCCTTCATGTATACTTTATCATACTTATGATGATAAACGTTATCATTTATCATACTACACTGGGCTATATTACTCATTTTATGTTCTTGTAACCTTCTAATCATTTCATTTATTGTGAATATTCACACCGGAAGTGCAGTTTACGCTCACTCCTGTGGTTCTTACATATGTTTAGCGCCCCTTGTGGTCATATTGAAAACTGCATCTACATCTGCGCACGCCGCCGCACTGTAACTTCCGGTAGAACCTTTTCAGTATAAAAGAACCAGCTCGATTAATGTTTTCAGACAAAATCTCTGGCCTGTGTGTttaatattcatatttttattatttaggtTTGCTATGAAATGTGGTAAGAAATAGTAATAATATGTAGTACAGCCTATAGTATCCTGTGTCTTGGGTTATTTTGGAGCAACTGTTAATAAATATCTCAGCTCTGAATTCATCTGAAATCCCCTGACATGTCCCAAACCCTTTAGAGACATTTTATTTGATCAGGACTGAACCTCGGAGCGTATTCCTGGTTTACAAAACCTCTGTTTTAGGGAATAAAAGTGCCTAGCGAAGCGCACAACCGTTCCCTCTGTACTTATTAGCTGTACGCTAGGAGTTACTCAGAGAGAAGCTCAAACTTGACTTCAGTGCTTTTACTCATGTCATGTGATGGCTGATAACAGACCTTCCTGTCAGCAACGCTAATGGACTGAGACATAATTGGACTGGGATTCTAAAAGCACCATTAAAATTACCCCGATAGAGACGCTGCGCATTCTGCTGTTATTTTGAAGAGATGGTTTCATATCAGAAACTAAAAGAGTCATGAGGTCTGCTGTCCTGGAGACACAACGATTCCAGCATGACAGTCATTTTTCTTTCCATCTAAAAGATTCAAACTTGAGTCCATTATGAAGTCTGTGAGTAAACCACAAGATGGAGTCCAGCTGCACTCAACAGCCGCCTGAAAAGGCCTCCACAGACTCCAGGGGCAGATTTAAATGAGGCCtgagtttctctctctccagcatATTTCCTAATGATTCCAGAATGGAATCATTTAAAGTGAAATCCTCTCTGAGATGTTTAAtatgagctgaggaggagcgagagcttctctgcagcacctgcaggtcGCTAACGCTGCGCCCAGATGGCTGCTCTCTGATCACacctggctcacacacacacacacacaggcccacacacacacacacacacgcacacacccattGCGCATTCATCTTTACCAGCGGGCAGGTGGACAATCATCTCCTCGAAAGTGTTGAGGGGAAACAAAAGATCTAAATCCAATAGTAGATATTAAAGATCAatagtttttcctgtttttcagtCTGCTTCACGTTATTTCATTTAATCACTAATATGCACGTTTGTCATCACCCAACAAGGCCAATTTAATAGTAATAGCTGGTGGAGCCTAAataaccaccagagggcgccagAGGACTTCGAGTCAAGATCGTCTCTGCTGAATCTGGTTTGGTGACACATCGGCTGCGGGGTCAAGAACGTTCAGACCTGCCAGCGGATGTTTGACAATATGCAGgtgggcgtgcacgtgcagaAAACGGTGGCTAAACACTTTTTAAGGGCATGGCCGGAGCTGCAGGGGGTCAGGTTTACCCTCCGTTTCAGTTGTTCAGCCTTGGATCAAGACAATAAAGTAGATTCTTCTTTTCCCCTGCAGTTCACGTTCAGCTCCAGTCTCTTTTTGTGTCACTGCTTCAACTGTGGgctttgtttattattttatttattattttcctgGTGCAGCAGATGGCCAAACTTCAGAGTGGAGTCAACACTTTTTGTCTGTGAAGCAGCAGCGAGGGAC from Takifugu rubripes chromosome 5, fTakRub1.2, whole genome shotgun sequence includes the following:
- the zfand2a gene encoding AN1-type zinc finger protein 2A isoform X3, with amino-acid sequence MEFPDLGEHCSEKTCKRLDFLPMRCDACQEIFCKDHITYANHKCTSSYKKDIQVPVCPLCNIPIPVKRGEMPDIKVGEHIDRDCKSDPAQRKRKIFTNKCSKGGCKQKEMMRVTCDQCHLNFCLKHRHPLDHDCKPDGKSLSKSGHAAVMRASASSSSASSSSSTGNPPPVSNGIGRAHSSSAPQRLPTSVSAQNVIPPSASFQAGMTEDQALQRALEMSLAESRPVQPPLSPQEQEDLALAQALAASEEEYRRQQQRQQVPGRLSRH
- the zfand2a gene encoding AN1-type zinc finger protein 2A isoform X1, with amino-acid sequence MEFPDLGEHCSEKTCKRLDFLPMRCDACQEIFCKDHITYANHKCTSSYKKDIQVPVCPLCNIPIPVKRGEMPDIKVGEHIDRDCKSDPAQRKRKIFTNKCSKGGCKQKEMMRVTCDQCHLNFCLKHRHPLDHDCKPDGKSLSKSGHAAVMRASASSSSASSSSSTGNPPPVSNGIGRAHSSRLGRARSDSSAIKLAYQMAFSPLSSAPQRLPTSVSAQNVIPPSASFQAGMTEDQALQRALEMSLAESRPVQPPLSPQEQEDLALAQALAASEEEYRRQQQRQQGRESRQSNCSLS
- the zfand2a gene encoding AN1-type zinc finger protein 2A isoform X2; translation: MEFPDLGEHCSEKTCKRLDFLPMRCDACQEIFCKDHITYANHKCTSSYKKDIQVPVCPLCNIPIPVKRGEMPDIKVGEHIDRDCKSDPAQRKRKIFTNKCSKGGCKQKEMMRVTCDQCHLNFCLKHRHPLDHDCKPDGKSLSKSGHAAVMRASASSSSASSSSSTGNPPPVSNGIGRAHSSSAPQRLPTSVSAQNVIPPSASFQAGMTEDQALQRALEMSLAESRPVQPPLSPQEQEDLALAQALAASEEEYRRQQQRQQGRESRQSNCSLS